The following are from one region of the Pseudodesulfovibrio piezophilus C1TLV30 genome:
- a CDS encoding methyl-accepting chemotaxis protein, with product MKRFQDWGMRSKIVSLFLASFFLFLLGIVGHFIPLLGDSLMDEKRTATQSVVEVAYGLIDYWAGQASSGAVSEEQAKAEAMTQLRDVRYKGQEYFWINDMKQVMIMHGVKQALDGKDLTNLKDQDGVFLFQEMTKVARSAGEGFVSYRWPKPGSEKAVPKVSFVKLFKPWGWVIGSGIYVDDVDAQVSRLSWTILGPTLAGMLLCVLVVLYVTRSMVRSLVDAVKVTNSMAKGDLTRNFASGTKDEVGQLASGMQNMLKELRRVVGDVTLAARQVTEGSGELASSAIELSRGATEQATSVEMVSSSMDQMTASIEQNAENAQATNRMTNKAADDTESGGIAVAKTVEAMKQIADKILIIEEIARQTNLLALNAAIEAARAGEHGKGFAVVAAEVRKLAERSGKAASEISELSSSSVRVAEEAGSLLKQIVPDIQKTAELVQEIAVASDEQSKGGEQVNKAIRALDSVIQHNASASEQVASTAEELSGEAVQLQKSIAFFKIEQREASFQTRPVTVTKTPSTSSVDSEGFKTSLAPTASGTTNSGVALDLGDDDADFERF from the coding sequence ATGAAGCGTTTTCAGGATTGGGGTATGCGCAGTAAGATTGTCAGCTTGTTTCTTGCTTCCTTCTTTTTGTTTCTGCTTGGTATCGTCGGACATTTCATCCCGTTGCTTGGTGATTCCTTGATGGATGAAAAACGCACAGCGACACAAAGTGTTGTCGAAGTTGCCTATGGTCTCATCGACTACTGGGCTGGGCAGGCCTCTTCCGGGGCGGTCTCAGAAGAGCAGGCCAAGGCCGAAGCAATGACCCAGCTTCGCGATGTCCGGTACAAAGGGCAGGAGTATTTTTGGATCAATGACATGAAACAGGTCATGATCATGCATGGGGTCAAACAAGCCTTGGATGGAAAGGATTTAACGAATCTGAAGGATCAGGACGGAGTCTTTCTTTTTCAGGAGATGACAAAAGTAGCCCGCTCTGCCGGAGAGGGGTTTGTGAGCTATCGTTGGCCCAAACCCGGATCAGAGAAAGCTGTGCCGAAAGTGTCCTTTGTCAAATTGTTCAAGCCATGGGGGTGGGTCATCGGCAGTGGTATCTATGTTGATGATGTCGATGCTCAGGTGTCACGGTTGAGTTGGACGATACTTGGTCCGACGCTTGCGGGCATGCTCTTGTGTGTTCTCGTGGTCTTATACGTGACACGAAGTATGGTCCGTTCTTTGGTGGATGCGGTGAAGGTCACGAATTCAATGGCCAAGGGAGATCTTACTCGTAATTTTGCGTCGGGCACGAAAGATGAAGTGGGGCAATTGGCTTCGGGGATGCAAAACATGCTGAAGGAATTGCGACGGGTCGTGGGTGACGTTACGCTCGCCGCGCGGCAGGTGACCGAGGGGAGTGGGGAATTGGCTTCCTCTGCCATTGAGTTGTCCCGAGGGGCCACAGAGCAGGCTACGAGTGTTGAAATGGTTTCATCTTCCATGGATCAGATGACTGCCAGCATCGAACAGAATGCCGAGAATGCCCAAGCCACCAACCGTATGACCAACAAGGCCGCAGACGACACGGAAAGTGGCGGTATCGCTGTAGCCAAGACGGTTGAAGCCATGAAGCAGATTGCTGATAAGATATTGATTATCGAGGAAATTGCACGACAGACTAATTTACTTGCCTTGAATGCGGCTATCGAAGCGGCGCGGGCTGGGGAGCATGGTAAGGGCTTTGCCGTAGTGGCAGCAGAAGTCCGCAAGCTTGCAGAGCGGTCCGGCAAGGCTGCTTCGGAAATTAGTGAATTGTCCAGTTCCAGTGTGCGGGTAGCGGAAGAAGCCGGATCACTGCTCAAGCAGATTGTCCCTGATATTCAAAAAACAGCGGAGCTTGTCCAGGAAATCGCCGTAGCCAGCGATGAACAGAGCAAGGGGGGCGAACAGGTCAACAAGGCAATTCGGGCTCTTGATTCAGTCATCCAGCACAATGCCTCCGCTTCCGAGCAAGTGGCGTCAACGGCGGAAGAATTATCCGGCGAGGCAGTACAATTGCAAAAATCCATCGCTTTTTTTAAAATAGAGCAAAGGGAAGCCTCGTTTCAAACCAGACCAGTGACAGTGACGAAAACTCCGTCAACGAGTTCTGTGGACAGTGAAGGTTTCAAGACTTCTCTGGCGCCGACTGCTTCTGGTACGACAAATTCTGGAGTGGCTCTGGATTTGGGAGATGATGACGCTGATTTTGAACGGTTCTGA
- a CDS encoding bacteriohemerythrin: MKIKYRLVGSVFLIFLIIVGMFTATWIVTSSQRNDSLVINLAGRQRMLSQKLAKETLAFGSNPSEALKEQTHSTIEVFEATLSALKESGSAPLTLDPAGTKAVLPKASVAVHGQLVKVKSLWDQYKKHVENGLDSGSPEVLTLTSQSVEVLKAMNTAVVMMQAESEGRVVTLLVTQGVCVGIGVLLVLLVLFFLNTKVTTPLSNLQAFSGAIARNDLDAQIEGTYTEELLALKESIQTMVGNLKAKMQEVAEKGDQAEKNAAQAQRAVSESETKQKQIQELLESMSTAAAKASEISRNVAASVSELASQVDDVSQGTDVQRDRMAETATAMEEMNATVLEVAHNASNAANSAAQARQNAQTGADGVRAAVTSIDAIRVQILDLNDSMSQLGEQAESIGNIMDVVSDIADQTNLLALNAAIEAARAGDAGRGFAVVADEVRKLAEKTMQATKEVGNAVHTIQEQARSNITAVESSVKDIVKSTEAATESGRFMNEIVSIVGETAGMVESIAAASEEQSAASEEINQAVADVTHVATQTAEGMTQASRSLDAMAAMASDLDLVIRDMSGESNAMLNANIKTLEQIESELKADGLQMSNRRGLHATDPKGMMQWTDDLSTNIREIDEQHIRLIDLINALHKAMSEGKGKGVLSSILDDLKDYTVFHFSNEESMFEEHGYPQTENHMKAHKMFVDKVISFEQKILSGKASVTLEVLDFLKDWLVKHIKGVDQQYSAFFNRKGIY; encoded by the coding sequence GTGAAAATAAAATATCGTCTGGTCGGTTCTGTCTTTCTTATTTTCCTTATTATCGTGGGTATGTTCACCGCGACATGGATTGTAACCTCAAGCCAGCGAAACGACAGTTTGGTTATTAACCTGGCCGGTCGGCAACGAATGCTCAGTCAGAAATTGGCCAAGGAGACTCTGGCTTTCGGAAGCAACCCTTCCGAGGCTTTGAAGGAACAGACTCATTCGACCATTGAAGTTTTTGAAGCGACTCTCTCTGCCCTCAAGGAATCGGGGAGTGCTCCATTGACCCTTGATCCTGCCGGGACCAAAGCCGTCTTACCCAAGGCAAGTGTTGCCGTTCATGGTCAGCTCGTCAAAGTGAAAAGCCTCTGGGATCAATATAAGAAGCATGTTGAGAACGGGTTGGATTCGGGAAGCCCGGAGGTCCTCACGCTGACTTCGCAGAGTGTCGAGGTTCTCAAGGCCATGAATACCGCTGTTGTCATGATGCAGGCCGAGTCCGAAGGCCGAGTCGTCACTTTGTTGGTTACCCAGGGTGTGTGTGTCGGCATTGGAGTCCTTTTGGTGCTGCTGGTACTCTTTTTTCTCAATACCAAAGTCACGACACCGCTCTCAAATCTCCAGGCTTTTTCCGGGGCCATAGCCAGAAATGACCTTGATGCACAGATTGAAGGGACATATACGGAAGAGCTGCTGGCGCTCAAGGAATCCATACAGACCATGGTCGGCAACCTTAAGGCCAAGATGCAGGAAGTGGCAGAGAAAGGCGATCAGGCTGAAAAGAACGCAGCCCAGGCGCAACGGGCTGTTTCGGAGTCCGAGACCAAGCAGAAACAGATTCAGGAGCTTCTTGAATCCATGTCAACTGCCGCTGCCAAGGCGAGTGAAATTTCCAGGAATGTTGCAGCCTCAGTCAGTGAACTGGCCTCTCAGGTGGATGACGTGAGTCAAGGCACAGATGTTCAGCGGGATCGTATGGCCGAAACAGCCACGGCGATGGAAGAAATGAACGCCACGGTGCTTGAGGTGGCTCATAATGCTTCCAATGCGGCGAATTCGGCAGCCCAGGCTCGACAGAATGCGCAGACCGGCGCAGATGGCGTGCGAGCAGCGGTTACCTCCATTGATGCCATCCGTGTGCAGATATTGGATTTGAATGATTCCATGAGTCAGTTGGGAGAGCAGGCGGAAAGCATCGGGAACATTATGGATGTGGTTTCGGATATCGCGGATCAAACCAACCTTCTGGCATTGAATGCAGCAATCGAAGCGGCGCGGGCAGGAGATGCAGGCCGAGGCTTTGCCGTTGTTGCAGACGAAGTGCGTAAGTTGGCGGAAAAAACCATGCAGGCGACCAAGGAAGTCGGAAACGCCGTTCATACCATTCAGGAACAGGCAAGAAGCAATATAACTGCTGTGGAATCCTCGGTAAAAGATATTGTCAAATCCACGGAAGCGGCTACCGAATCTGGCCGATTCATGAATGAGATTGTCAGTATTGTGGGCGAGACTGCCGGGATGGTCGAATCCATCGCCGCTGCTTCCGAGGAGCAGTCCGCCGCCAGTGAGGAAATCAATCAGGCAGTGGCCGATGTGACTCATGTTGCCACGCAAACGGCCGAGGGAATGACGCAAGCTTCACGGAGCCTGGATGCCATGGCCGCTATGGCATCGGACCTTGATCTGGTTATTCGGGATATGTCCGGCGAATCCAATGCCATGCTCAACGCCAATATCAAGACTCTTGAACAGATAGAGTCCGAGCTGAAGGCGGACGGCCTCCAAATGTCGAATCGCCGGGGGCTTCATGCAACCGATCCCAAGGGAATGATGCAGTGGACTGATGATCTTTCGACGAATATCAGGGAAATCGATGAGCAGCATATCCGGCTGATTGACCTGATCAATGCTTTGCATAAAGCCATGAGCGAAGGCAAGGGGAAAGGTGTCCTCTCATCTATTCTTGACGACCTCAAGGATTACACCGTTTTTCATTTTTCCAATGAGGAATCCATGTTCGAGGAGCATGGGTATCCGCAAACGGAAAATCATATGAAAGCGCACAAGATGTTTGTGGACAAGGTTATTTCCTTCGAGCAAAAAATTCTGTCAGGCAAGGCCTCTGTGACTCTTGAAGTCCTTGATTTTCTCAAAGATTGGCTCGTGAAACATATCAAGGGTGTGGATCAGCAGTATAGCGCGTTCTTTAACAGGAAGGGCATCTATTAG
- a CDS encoding adenylosuccinate synthase has product MANIVVFGSQWGDEGKGKIVDMLAEDAKAIVRFQGGNNAGHTLVVDGEECILHLIPSGVLHPGKQCLIGNGVVLDPFVFCQELDKLGAKGLDVSENRMMISKKTHVIMPYHCRMDAAREAAKSEDGKIGTTGRGIGPCYEDKMNRCGIRAGDFADLDLLKKKIAAALEEKNVLFQHLYGAEPMDVQAVYDEVLPVAKRLVPYLGDVSSAIQDADGAVLFEGAQGTHLDIDHGTYPFVTSSNTVTANAASGSGCSPRDLERIIAIVKAYTTRVGSGPFATELMDEDGSYLQSKGHEFGATTGRKRRCGWLDLVVLKESARLNGPTELAITKLDVLSGLKELKLCVAYEYRGEQIAYPPQEQNGMAHVTPVYETMPGWDEDITEARSWDDLPENAVKYLRRIEEISGVKVGIVSVGPDRVQTF; this is encoded by the coding sequence ATGGCCAATATTGTGGTTTTCGGCTCTCAGTGGGGAGACGAAGGCAAAGGCAAAATCGTCGACATGCTGGCGGAGGATGCCAAAGCTATCGTCCGTTTTCAGGGCGGCAACAACGCCGGTCACACCCTGGTGGTGGACGGCGAAGAGTGCATTCTGCACCTGATCCCTTCCGGTGTCCTGCATCCCGGCAAGCAGTGTCTTATCGGCAACGGCGTGGTCCTGGACCCGTTCGTTTTCTGCCAGGAGCTGGACAAGCTCGGAGCCAAGGGACTCGATGTGAGCGAAAACCGCATGATGATCAGCAAGAAAACGCATGTCATCATGCCATATCACTGCCGGATGGATGCGGCTCGTGAAGCCGCGAAGTCCGAGGATGGCAAGATCGGTACAACCGGTCGCGGTATCGGTCCTTGTTACGAGGACAAGATGAATCGCTGTGGTATCCGTGCCGGTGATTTCGCAGACCTTGATTTGTTGAAAAAGAAGATCGCCGCTGCTCTGGAAGAAAAGAATGTCCTTTTTCAGCATCTCTATGGAGCTGAGCCCATGGATGTGCAGGCTGTCTATGATGAAGTGCTGCCAGTTGCGAAAAGACTTGTCCCGTACCTCGGTGATGTCTCTTCCGCTATCCAGGATGCTGACGGAGCTGTCTTGTTTGAAGGGGCTCAGGGAACGCATCTGGATATCGACCACGGAACGTATCCTTTCGTGACATCATCCAATACTGTCACTGCCAATGCCGCATCGGGTTCCGGCTGTTCGCCGCGTGATCTGGAGCGGATCATCGCGATTGTCAAGGCGTACACCACTCGTGTGGGAAGTGGCCCTTTCGCAACTGAGTTAATGGACGAAGACGGTTCGTATCTCCAGAGCAAAGGGCATGAATTCGGAGCGACAACAGGGCGTAAACGTCGCTGCGGATGGCTTGATCTAGTCGTGCTCAAGGAGTCGGCCCGTCTGAATGGTCCGACGGAATTGGCTATTACCAAACTGGATGTCCTGTCCGGCTTGAAGGAACTCAAACTCTGTGTGGCGTACGAATACAGGGGCGAACAGATCGCCTACCCGCCGCAGGAGCAGAATGGTATGGCGCATGTCACACCTGTCTATGAGACCATGCCCGGTTGGGATGAAGATATTACCGAAGCTCGCTCCTGGGATGATCTGCCGGAGAATGCTGTCAAATACCTGCGCCGTATTGAAGAGATTTCCGGCGTGAAAGTTGGCATCGTCTCTGTCGGACCGGATCGGGTGCAGACCTTCTAG
- a CDS encoding DNA polymerase III, delta prime subunit, which produces MTLIGDPLAALTGQKYAIDRLNAIAHDPPQSIVIEGGDADSRVALALYWAMRLNCSSGTVPCGSCAACKQIAEQAFNDLLFFDGRDGLIKVEPVRSMRSTWGQPPNGDGFRVTIFAEAQMFMTEAANALLKSLEEPRPGNVFVLAAPQRERLLETLVSRSWVVTLAWPDIRVNSPEISEWVSALIHFWGSGRGWFERTSAKGAVDKGLAMQVVLGMQRELREALSGSCSTQLSASLAQSFDLKRFRRLGLVLDQAQDALNTQVPVNPAMVLDWVATRMI; this is translated from the coding sequence ATGACACTGATCGGAGATCCGTTGGCTGCCCTGACTGGGCAGAAATATGCGATCGACCGGCTCAACGCCATTGCTCACGATCCTCCCCAATCCATAGTTATCGAAGGGGGCGATGCGGACAGCCGTGTCGCCCTCGCTCTGTACTGGGCCATGAGGCTCAATTGTTCGTCCGGGACTGTGCCGTGCGGCAGTTGTGCCGCTTGCAAGCAGATTGCAGAGCAGGCTTTCAATGATCTTCTTTTCTTTGATGGGCGGGACGGATTGATCAAGGTTGAACCGGTTCGGTCCATGCGCTCCACATGGGGGCAACCGCCCAATGGTGACGGTTTCCGCGTGACCATTTTTGCCGAAGCGCAGATGTTCATGACCGAAGCAGCCAACGCCCTTCTGAAATCATTGGAGGAACCTCGCCCGGGCAATGTCTTTGTCCTTGCTGCTCCTCAGCGGGAACGGCTCCTTGAGACCCTTGTGTCCCGGTCATGGGTTGTGACCTTGGCATGGCCTGATATCAGGGTGAATTCCCCTGAAATATCAGAGTGGGTTTCCGCGCTCATTCATTTCTGGGGGTCTGGCAGAGGATGGTTTGAACGAACCTCTGCCAAAGGGGCAGTAGACAAGGGACTTGCCATGCAGGTTGTCCTTGGAATGCAGCGCGAGCTTCGGGAAGCCCTTTCCGGTTCCTGCTCCACACAACTCTCAGCCTCCCTTGCCCAGTCTTTTGATCTCAAGCGATTTCGTCGGCTTGGCCTCGTACTTGATCAGGCCCAGGATGCCTTGAATACTCAAGTCCCGGTGAATCCTGCCATGGTGTTGGATTGGGTCGCGACACGGATGATCTGA
- a CDS encoding GNAT family N-acetyltransferase — MIITPYCAHETDAIVDLITSIQIREFGVATSAEKQPDLRDISNFYQHGAGNFWLAFIDDELVGTIALKDVGDRVCALRKMFVKKAYRGKTPGVAQQLMHTLLEWAEGHGTREIYLGTVDAYHAAHRFYEKNGFREVSHDAVPNSVPFMDVDVKYYRYRF; from the coding sequence ATGATCATAACACCTTATTGTGCCCATGAAACAGATGCGATCGTTGATCTTATTACATCTATCCAGATCCGGGAATTTGGAGTTGCCACTTCAGCGGAAAAACAACCTGACCTTCGTGATATTTCCAATTTTTACCAACATGGAGCCGGAAACTTCTGGCTTGCTTTCATTGATGACGAGCTTGTAGGCACAATTGCCCTCAAGGATGTCGGGGATAGAGTGTGCGCTTTGCGCAAAATGTTCGTGAAAAAGGCATATCGAGGCAAAACACCTGGCGTTGCACAGCAACTGATGCATACTCTGCTGGAGTGGGCAGAAGGGCACGGCACCCGTGAAATTTATCTTGGAACAGTCGATGCGTACCATGCAGCCCATCGTTTCTATGAAAAAAACGGTTTCCGAGAAGTCTCTCATGATGCTGTGCCGAATTCGGTTCCGTTCATGGATGTGGATGTGAAGTATTATCGGTATCGGTTTTAA
- a CDS encoding class I adenylate cyclase yields MPEVNSRVSDIASVVRTYALNTASQGMSDIDILADTYIKTVLSISPPTAGDAGPISETALNFSKIIQVSKDPRTIKACLRALLRSGRFARILAARFIHSRSIALRELAAMLASTPAGDRLALGHEMLLSYPGNHDKQTLDWLDALMASVSTAPPEELTPFIASLGEQGEILAFPARQVLMHSSFEVWLSNSLKKGGNTVKLSVLCHIILALNDPYYALELSRSLKTETFAPTKLALRTVAQVAEARNSEVLDMFLSVLKSSKGKLTAPCLDGIIDQQAPAAGKLLATLYMKMPSLRQTTISRIPMLGDTAYKSFLAALPKIQREHAESEGLSALIAIAPQFVASLARTGTVTSETFPSLVQETNQSPLPATEKETCPQPGFFSRLFGPRKKTLEKLLPKFNTFKNLDLNCSHVRAEELDGVEMTDLDLTDSVLADIRFIRAKIASSHFTNVIFSGGSHSGSICTVTDFTSAHFSDITFSKCSFNDCNFTDTVFSRCTFSHCRFRNCTLAGAVFLTCTLSQVGVTSSVMAGSTLHQTTIETSRFEDVDFSATNIADSTLKGVEFPNSVLYSVTMYNSSFAAVDMPGATVQSCAVTHSDLSHVLLLRNELRHLAKLTNKAKGVPLPDSSAFSHEAAAQIMRSWSREMSFLRREERMLTLNRARLARALAGLEREKQVYLRLLPYLLDTTVFEKKFSLRGVPSCEVWGYTPCLTSLELSKQFFPTHKHSQTKPTVRILAVYAMGSLGTVAQTAKSDIDCWVCYDGDIDLAAEAGLKRKLDALGLWAESEFGLEAHFFPMRMDDVRANIFSAGDEESSGSAQALLLKEEFYRTALRIAGKNLAWWVTPAGADKKTYDECLQAARRYPLTGRPRLEDFGYLAPVPADEYFGGSLWQMVKAVHSPFKSVLKLGLLETYADTETLPLPLCDRIKHSLFLHRRGVKQTDPYAVLFNTLRRFYHTHGDKEVARLLTESFMFKANLCDIPFFRGLPARFEDASLVEAMFGKEIISPDKICNTNEKWSFEKSLKMGSSVRHFMVNTYKRIQGTLTEGDDSRVLINPEDLTRMGRRIASNFSKKKNKIMRVPFMDTGSDGFPILHMTAQKAFGKRPIWVVRGGSLAETKKSAESLQLLHRSGDPVVMLAWLLANRLYNPKSLLQADRTIAPLSVADLQKLMPAMHDFFPFEETFEPDINEGLDAERVTRAFIILNLTAAPESNKIEEVAVVYATNWGEMFCKTFLSPGREFEDHPSAFLDKNLAQPVSETPEMLLFIPKGAQCKRINLI; encoded by the coding sequence ATGCCGGAAGTGAATAGCCGAGTTTCCGACATCGCGTCAGTCGTGCGAACCTATGCGCTCAACACGGCGTCTCAAGGTATGTCCGACATTGATATCCTTGCGGACACTTACATCAAGACAGTTCTTTCAATCAGCCCCCCGACAGCGGGCGATGCCGGACCGATTTCCGAAACAGCCCTCAATTTTTCAAAAATCATTCAGGTGTCAAAAGACCCTAGGACCATCAAGGCATGCTTGCGCGCCCTACTCCGGTCCGGTCGATTTGCCAGAATTCTCGCGGCCCGTTTCATTCATAGCCGTTCAATCGCTCTTCGCGAACTCGCAGCCATGCTCGCCTCCACTCCAGCAGGCGACAGGCTTGCGCTCGGACACGAAATGCTGCTCAGCTATCCGGGAAACCATGACAAGCAAACACTTGATTGGCTTGACGCGCTTATGGCCTCTGTTTCGACGGCCCCTCCCGAAGAACTGACCCCCTTTATAGCGTCTTTAGGAGAGCAAGGAGAAATTCTGGCTTTTCCTGCCCGACAAGTTCTGATGCATTCATCTTTTGAAGTGTGGCTGTCCAATTCGCTCAAGAAAGGTGGCAACACAGTCAAACTCTCGGTTCTTTGCCATATAATACTGGCGTTGAACGATCCGTACTATGCTCTTGAACTGTCGCGATCCTTGAAAACAGAGACATTCGCTCCCACCAAACTCGCTTTGCGGACAGTCGCCCAGGTAGCAGAAGCCAGGAACAGCGAGGTGTTGGATATGTTCCTGAGCGTTCTCAAGTCATCGAAAGGAAAACTGACAGCCCCATGCCTGGACGGGATCATAGACCAACAGGCTCCGGCAGCAGGAAAACTGCTGGCGACACTGTACATGAAAATGCCTTCACTGCGGCAAACGACCATAAGCCGTATCCCCATGCTTGGAGATACGGCCTACAAATCCTTTCTGGCTGCTCTCCCGAAAATACAACGGGAGCATGCTGAATCAGAAGGACTCTCTGCCCTGATCGCCATTGCCCCACAGTTTGTGGCAAGCCTGGCCCGAACAGGAACAGTGACCAGTGAAACCTTTCCTTCACTGGTTCAGGAGACCAATCAATCCCCTTTACCTGCGACGGAAAAAGAGACATGTCCCCAACCAGGATTCTTCTCCCGACTTTTCGGCCCACGTAAAAAGACACTGGAAAAATTGCTTCCCAAGTTCAATACATTCAAAAATCTCGATCTCAACTGCTCTCATGTTCGAGCCGAAGAACTGGATGGTGTGGAGATGACGGATCTCGACCTGACGGATTCAGTACTTGCCGACATCCGATTCATCAGGGCAAAAATTGCATCCAGCCATTTTACCAATGTCATCTTCTCCGGGGGAAGCCACAGCGGCAGCATCTGCACTGTCACGGATTTCACGAGTGCACACTTCAGTGACATCACTTTTTCAAAATGCTCCTTCAATGATTGCAATTTCACCGATACAGTTTTCAGCAGATGCACTTTTTCCCACTGCCGATTCCGCAATTGCACCTTGGCCGGAGCGGTATTCCTGACATGCACTCTCTCCCAGGTCGGCGTTACCTCCTCGGTCATGGCGGGGAGCACCCTCCATCAAACCACCATAGAAACCAGTAGATTCGAAGACGTTGACTTCTCCGCCACAAACATCGCCGACTCCACACTCAAGGGAGTAGAATTCCCCAACTCTGTTCTGTATTCCGTTACAATGTATAATTCATCATTTGCCGCTGTGGATATGCCGGGAGCCACGGTCCAGAGCTGTGCGGTGACTCATTCCGACCTGTCTCACGTCCTCCTGCTCCGCAATGAGCTTCGCCACCTTGCAAAGCTGACCAATAAAGCCAAAGGGGTCCCGTTGCCGGATTCTTCGGCTTTTTCCCATGAAGCAGCAGCCCAAATAATGCGCTCATGGTCTCGAGAAATGTCCTTTCTGCGCAGGGAAGAACGCATGTTGACACTCAACCGGGCCAGGCTCGCCCGAGCATTAGCAGGGCTGGAACGCGAAAAGCAGGTCTACCTGCGTCTCCTTCCCTATCTGCTCGACACGACGGTATTCGAAAAAAAATTCTCGCTCAGAGGAGTCCCGTCTTGCGAAGTATGGGGGTATACTCCGTGTCTCACTTCTCTTGAACTCAGCAAGCAATTTTTCCCGACTCACAAACACTCCCAAACGAAGCCGACCGTCCGCATTCTCGCGGTTTACGCCATGGGGAGCCTCGGAACCGTGGCACAGACGGCCAAGTCCGATATTGATTGCTGGGTATGCTACGATGGAGACATCGATTTGGCGGCCGAAGCTGGATTAAAACGAAAACTTGATGCCCTCGGACTGTGGGCCGAAAGTGAATTTGGCCTCGAAGCACACTTCTTCCCCATGCGAATGGACGATGTTCGAGCCAATATTTTTTCTGCCGGGGACGAGGAAAGCTCCGGCTCTGCCCAGGCTCTGCTTCTCAAGGAAGAATTCTACAGGACAGCCCTGCGCATAGCAGGAAAAAATTTGGCATGGTGGGTGACACCGGCAGGTGCAGACAAAAAGACCTACGATGAATGCCTCCAGGCAGCGAGACGTTACCCCTTGACAGGACGCCCCAGGCTTGAAGATTTCGGGTATCTTGCCCCGGTTCCGGCTGATGAATATTTCGGAGGGTCCCTCTGGCAGATGGTCAAGGCGGTCCATTCCCCTTTCAAATCGGTCCTCAAACTCGGCTTACTTGAGACCTATGCTGATACAGAAACACTTCCTCTCCCATTATGCGACAGGATAAAACACAGTCTTTTTCTGCACCGTCGAGGGGTCAAACAAACCGATCCCTACGCTGTTCTTTTCAATACCCTGCGCCGATTCTATCACACGCATGGAGATAAGGAAGTCGCACGCCTTTTAACGGAATCCTTCATGTTCAAGGCCAACCTCTGCGATATCCCTTTTTTCAGAGGATTGCCCGCCCGCTTCGAAGACGCCAGCCTCGTGGAGGCCATGTTCGGCAAAGAAATCATTTCGCCGGACAAGATATGCAATACCAATGAGAAATGGTCCTTTGAAAAATCACTGAAAATGGGATCATCAGTCCGGCATTTCATGGTCAATACTTACAAGAGGATACAAGGAACTTTGACAGAAGGGGACGACTCCCGCGTCTTGATCAACCCGGAAGATCTGACCCGCATGGGACGTCGCATCGCCTCTAATTTTTCCAAGAAAAAGAATAAGATCATGCGTGTTCCATTTATGGATACCGGGAGCGACGGGTTCCCCATTCTGCACATGACAGCCCAAAAGGCCTTCGGGAAAAGACCTATATGGGTCGTCCGTGGCGGTTCTTTGGCCGAGACAAAAAAATCTGCAGAGTCCCTCCAACTCCTGCACCGGAGCGGTGATCCTGTCGTCATGCTGGCATGGCTCCTCGCCAACCGTCTCTATAACCCCAAAAGCCTGCTTCAGGCCGACAGAACCATAGCCCCCCTCTCCGTGGCCGATCTACAAAAACTGATGCCCGCCATGCATGATTTTTTCCCCTTTGAGGAAACATTTGAACCGGATATAAATGAAGGACTGGATGCAGAACGGGTTACCCGCGCCTTTATCATCCTGAACCTGACCGCCGCGCCGGAAAGCAATAAGATTGAAGAAGTCGCGGTGGTATACGCCACGAACTGGGGAGAAATGTTCTGCAAGACCTTTCTCTCACCCGGCAGGGAGTTTGAAGACCACCCATCGGCTTTCCTCGACAAGAATCTTGCACAGCCCGTATCAGAAACACCTGAGATGCTTCTCTTTATCCCTAAGGGTGCGCAATGCAAAAGGATCAATCTGATATAA